The Treponema sp. OMZ 790 genome includes the window ATCTCATTTATCGAAAAGATGATATAGAAAAGAAAAACATCTGTGCTTATTTTTCTATAGGCCCCGATATGATAAGCTTCTATAGCGAAAATAGGCCCGATCATGTACCAACTCATATTGATACTGCAGGAGCTATAAAAATACACTACCTCGCCTCATCTTTAGACTTTGCAGAAAAATACAGTCATATAGTAAAATTTATCGTATCTATTGTTAAAAATTTAATAACAAAAATTTTAAATAAAAATCTTAATATCCGCTATATAGCCCTTGATGCTGATGACCAGTCCGGCAATAAGGATATTGTAAAAATCTATAAAAATGCAGGTTTTTATGTTGCAGGAAAAAGTTTTGAATTGGACTATATGATATACGATATTTATAGTTAAGTTCGTTTTGTATTTGCATAAAAAAGGCACTCAAAAGAGTGCCTTTTAATTTGGTTAGCAGGGAGAGGACTCGAACCTCCGACCTCCGGGTTATGAGCCCGACGAGCTGCCAACTGCTCTACCCTGCGATGTGGGGCAGAGTATAGCATATAAACATCATTATGTCAAGTCTTTTTTAACTTATTTTGTTAAATTTCTGATTTTATCGTACCAATCATCCGTGGTTTTAACGAGCTTGGTCTTTTCCGTATATTTGGGATACATGCCCTTCTTGTTCGAGTCTTTTATTTTAAAAATACCGGGGTTGTTTGCCGTTTTTTCGGATATAAGGGCTTCCTGTATTTTTTTCTGTTCATCAGCGGAAAGGGTATCGGTATTCATGACTATCGGGGCATTTAAGACCGGAATAGATTGAATTACGGTAATTTCGCTTCCGGGGAATTTTCCGAAGGGATCGACAGCCCCTTCAACAACCTTATAGGAGGCTCCTGTCTGATAGGCTTCCCCTTCAATCAAATCATATACGCCTATTGTTTGCGGAATTGCAAAGGCTGCCGCATCAGCATCTTTTCTAAAAAGGTTAACTTGAGAACCTTGATGAGAGCCTGCAAATAAGACCTTTGGAAAAATTGATGTGTTATGAATAAGCTCGTCGGTATTGTTTACCCCGAATTTTTTTACAAGCAGGGTTGCAGGAATTACAAATCCCGATGTAGAACTTGTCGAAACAAATGAAATATTTTTTCCTTTTAAAAGGGTCAAGTCATAATCGTTCCCGTTTTTGTATTTATTGGCATCTTCCGTTCTGACTGCTATAAAACTATAGTACAAAGCATCTTCTAGTGTACCGCTTGGTCCCGAATTGGTTGCTGCCGGAATGATGGCAGGATTTCTTTTATGGGCATTTATGTAGCCTTCGGCACCGATATAGGCCATGTCTGCATTGCCGGATATAATCGCTTCTAGTGCGATATTGTAATCTGTTGTCGTTTTTATTTCGACAGGACGGCCTACAGCTTCGCTTATGATTTCCATAAAAGCTTCTCTTGCATCCTTCATAGCCTCACTCGATTCGTTTGGTAAAAATACCATTGTAAGGGGCTTTTGAGCCTTGTCCTTAGTACAACCGAAAAATAGGCATGAAGCCAGTAAACATAGTATAATCTTGTGTTTCATAAAATTCTCCATGCCCGCATTCTATCATATAATCGAATAATATGCTATACTTATATTATATTGTGGGAGGACGGGTATGAAAATAACAACAACCGAATTCGGAACTTTTTCAAACGGAAAAAAAGCATTATTGTTTACAATTTTTAACGGAAAGATGATGTTGTGTTGTACTAATTACGGATGCTGTATTACGGGTATTCTTTTGCCTTCAAAAACCGGAGGCTTTGATGATGTTATTTTAGGATATTCGACTTTTATAGGCTATGTTAATAATTTTCCCCATTTCGGATCCTTCGTAGGCAGATATGCAGGCCGGATTTCAAATGCGGAATTTACATTAGGGAATCAGCAGTATCTTTTGACTCAAAATGACGGTGGAAAGCACTGTTTGCACGGCGGTTATCCGTCTTACGATAAAGTGCTGTACGAAGCCCAAACCTTTAAAAATAGTCAAGAAGCAGGAGTGTTGTTTTCCCGTATTTCTCCTGATGGAGAACAAGGTTTTCCCGGGAATTTACAGATTGACGTAAGTTATTCGCTTACACCTGACAATGAGATTATTATAAGATATAAAGCCGTGTCGGATAAGACTACTCCCGTTAATTTTACCAATCACAGTTATTTTAACTTAAATCCTGCCGGAATGCAGTCGAACGGTTCATATGTTTCGGTTTTAAACCATGAACTTCAAATATTCTCGGAACAATATCTTGAAACCAATCAAGAGCTTATTCCCAGCGGTAAATTCTTAAATGTAGAAAATACGGGATACGACTTTAGAAAGCCGAGGCTTTTAAGCGAAGGAGTGCAGGAAATAGGAGGAAGTTTTGACAATACATGGATTATAAAAAAAGAGGTAAGCGATCGAAAAACTTTGGCTGCAATAGTGAAAGAACCTGTGACAAAAAGGACTTTGACGGTTTACTCAACACAGCCTGCCCTTATAATGTACACCGGAGGTTTTTTAGAAAACGAATTAGGTAAAAACGGAGATGTGTACAATAAATTTGCCGGACTCTGTCTTGAAAGTCAGGCCTTTCCCGATTCTGTTCATCAGCCTCATTTTCCCAATACGGTGATAAAACCGGGTGAAGTTTATGAGCATGAAACTCTTTGGCATTTTGCGTTTTAAAAACGTATCGTATAAGCCAGTTTTGCTTTTAAAAAAGGTTTAGCTGTTTCCAATATTATTTCTCCCTTAAACGAGTTTAATGTTTGTCTTGTTTTCTTTATAAACTCGGCCTGAGCCGAAAAATTAAAGATTCCTTTTTCCCATAATATGTACGGTTTTTTATCCTTTTTTACTATTTTATTTTTTTGAGTAAAAGTTCCTGAAAGGTTTAAGTTTACGGCCTTATTAAATTTTATTTTAATATCCGATGAAAAAGCATAGTTTTTTACTATAAAAGGATTTATGGATTTTTTTTCCAATTTTCCTTTTCCTTTTATCGATAAGAGACTGCCGAAAAAAAGTTTGATAGGAATTTTTACTTGTCCTCCGATATTCCATGTTTTATCCTCATAATAAAGTTCTCCCTTAAACTTAAAATTGGAAAAACTTAAACCGATTTCCGTTCCGCCTGAATTAAAATTCTCATATAATTTTTTCTTTTCTAAATACTTGCGTAAAAAATTATATGAAAATCCGATGTCCAAAGCCCAAACCGAAATTTTCGGCTGAACGAAGGCCCTCAGTGTTCCGTCTCGTTTAAAAAATGTTCCTGTGTTAAACATAAAATATTCACTTTGAAAATTGTACTCGGCTTTTCCTAAAAAATTTATGCGCGAATTTGAAACTCCTTTTGTTCCGGATATTTTATCGTAAGGAATCTTTAAACCTCCTGCCAATAAAAATTTGGAAGAAGTCGAGTTTTCTTTTTCTTCAAGTATAAATTCTCCGGAGTAAAATTGATCATATTTCGGTTTTTCTAAACTAAATTGAGAGTAGTCGGAATTTTTCAATGAAGAAAAAAGACTTATGTTTAATGTAATTTTTTCGCTTTGGTTTTTATAGGCTGCACAAAGAGAAATATCCGGCCGCAGCTGTTTCGGTGTTTGCTCTGTAAAAAATACCAAATTGAAATTTTTTATTGCAAATTCCATTCCTGCACTTGCATCGAATTTTGATTTTGTTATTCCTATTAAATATTGAGGAATAAAACTTACTCCCTTGTAAAAGGGCTTTTTTTCGAAATTCTCTTTAAAATGCAAACGATTTAAAAAGGCAGATTTTGCGATACCTCCATAAAAGAAAGATAGGGCCGGATAAAGTTTTTTATTTTCCCGATAGAGTAGGGGAGTAAACTTTAAGCTGAAACCTTGAGGTATGACGGCATATTTGGGATGGCCGTCCCTAGTTTTTGCCGCTGCATGAAACTCAAAAAAAAGATTTTTTGCTTCTGTAGTCAATTCATAATTAAGAAAAATATCAATACTCTGCGCAATGGAAAAGGACGTTTTCCCGCCGGGTATTTCCGCATGTAAAAGGATGCCGCAGACAAATATCAGTCTTGGGCAAATCCTAAGAAATTTGATAAAAATATTTTTTGTCTTCATACTTATATATAGCTTTTTTTTACGTTTAAGAGTAATTTTTTAAATTATAATTTATATTTTTATGTAAAAAAATTAAAATTTGTATATTGCTGCAAATAAAAAATTGTGTTAAAATACGCCAAGGAGAATTTCGTAATTATGGAAAGATTTTTTAAACTCAAAGAGCACAATACTACAGTGCGCACCGAAGTTATTGCGGGTATTACTACCTTTTTGGCAATGGCTTATATTTTGGCCGTAAATCCGGGAATTTTAAGCGAAGCCGGAATGGACCGCGGGGCTGTTTTTACTGCGACCGCTTTGTCTGCCGCTATTGCAACCCTTGCTATGGGCTTTTTAGCTAATCTTCCTGTTGCTCTTGCTTCAGGAATGGGATTAAACGCTTTTTTTACATATAGCGTTGTTATCGGTTTAGGTTATTCCCCTGCAACGGCATTGACAGCCGTCTTTTTGGAAGGCGTTTTGTTTATTTTGCTTTCAATTGTAAATGTCCGTGAAGCAATTGTAAAATCAATACCCATAAACCTTAAAAAAGCCGTTGCTGCAGGTATAGGTATTTTTATTACCTTTATTGCTTTTCAAAATTCGGGCATAATTGTAGATAATCCTGCAACCCTCGTAGGACTCGGAGAGTTTACTTGGGGTTCTCCTGCCGTTTTAGCTTTAATCGGTTTAATTATAACTTGCGCTCTTTTTATTTTACGAGTACCGGGAGCCATCTTAATAGGTATCCTAATTACAACCATCATAGGTATTCCGTTAAAGATTACCGTTCCGTTTGGCGGCTGGGAAGGATGGTCTCCTATAAGCCTTCCTTCAGCTCCTGCAGTCTTTAATTTTGATTTTGCAAATGTTCTTTCTTTCAAATTTTTTATCGTATTTGTTTCATTCCTCTTTGTAGATATTTTTGACACGGTAGGAACCCTTGTAGGTGTTGCAACTCAGGCAAATCTCGTAGATAAAGACGGAAATATTCCCAAAATCAAGCAGGCCTTTTTATCTGATGCTATCGGAACGGTAGTAGGTGCCGCTCTCGGAACTTCAACCGTAACAAGTTACGTAGAAAGCACTGCCGGTGTTGCTGCCGGAGGAAGAACAGGTTTAACCTCTGTGGTTACAGCCCTTATGTTTATAGCCGCCTTGTTGTTTTCTCCGATTTTCTTATTGATTCCTGCTGCGGCCACTGCTCCTGCTTTAATAATAGTAGGCTTTTTGATGATGACCCAAGCCGGCGAAATAAACTATAAGGATCCTACAGAGGGTATTCCTGCATTTTTAACTATGATTATGATGCCCTTTACCTACAGCGTTGCTGAAGGTATCGTATACGGCGTTTTGGCCTATGTCATCTTAAAATCGATTAAAGGCAAGTTCAAGGAAATACCTCTTATTACCTGGATATTGTTTGTAATATTTATGTTAAGATTTTTTGTTAAATTTTAGTTAGGACTTTGAGAGTTTTGCTGTCAAGCAAAACTCTAAGATGAAAAAGGACTAAGGACGCACATTTTAATAACCGCCACGGACGGCGGTGATTCCGGCTTCGAGAGTTTTAGACAAAAGTCTAAAACTCTAAGATGAAAAATGTGCATGGATGCACATTTTTCATCAAAATACTTGCATAATCCGCGAAAATGTGACATAATTGATACCGATATGAGAAAATAACCGCTTATAGCATGTTACGGCTGCATAAAGCAGGCTTTTTCTTGCAATGTTTTATGTTCAGGCTGTTAAACCTATAGAAATTGAACAGCCATACATAAATTTTTTGCTTAGGGTTATTTAGCGGTTTATCAATCGCCATAATATACCATGGGAAAGGTGTGCTATAAAAATGTGTATCGTGTAGTTTTAAGGAGTCGTGTATGTTTGTTGAAATTAGACCTTTTGAAAATAAGGCTTTGTCGGTAAATTTTAAAGCGCAAGGAGAGAATTTTTCTAAAGTACTCCAAGCAATAAAAAAAGTACCGGGAAGAACTTGGTTACCCGATAAACAAATTTGGATTATCCCCGCCGACCGTAATTCTTGTGACATTTTGTTAAACAATCTTTATGATAATGGAATCTTTATGTCAGCAGATTCAGGGTTTACCGGTAAAAACTATACTTCTATCTATACGGGCTATACGAGAGTTTTGAATGCTGAAATTATTGAAGAAAATGATAATTCAGCCTCAACTTATCTTAAATCTATTTTACAAAAGCTTGATGAAGTTATCGCAGCCAAACATTACAGCAAGCGTACAAAGGAAGCATATAGATATTGGATAAGCCGTTTTATACACGAAAATAAGGATAAAAATCTTAAAACTCTTTCGGATAATGAAATAAATTCTTTTGTCAGCCGTCTTGCGGTAAAAGAAAAGGCAGCTGCTTCAACCCAAAATCAGGCTCTTGCCGCCATTTTATTTTTATACAAAAATATATTAGACTTGCAGGTAAAGAGTCCTGAAAATATAGTCCGTGCCAAAAAGCCTAAAAAGCTTCCCTCGGTGATGAGCCGAGAAGAAACAGCAAAGATATTTTCTCTTTTACCTGATAATGATTATAGTCTTTGTATCCGTCTGCTTTACGGAACCGGAATGCGGCTTATGGAAGCCTTACGGCTAAGGGTGCAGGATATAGACTTTGATAAAAACGAAATCACTGTACATAATGGAAAGGGAGCGAAAGACCGCAAAACGGTTCTTCCTGTTTCACTTAAATTTCCGCTTCAAAAGCATTTGGAAAATGTCCGCCATACCCATGAAGCGGATTGTAAGGATGGTTTCGGCTCGGTGCCTCTTCCTTTTGCTCTTGCAAAAAAATATCCCAATGCCGGTAAAACTTGGGCATGGCAGTGGGTTTTTCCCCAAGCGCGCCGATGGCGGAATAAGGAAACGGGCGAGCAGGGGCGGCACCACATCGACCCGTCAGTAATTCAGCGTACCCTGCATGAAGCTGTTTTAAAATCGGGTATTCCGAAATCAATTGGCTGCCACACCTTCCGCCACTCGTTTGCAACGCATCTTTTGGAAGCTGGTTACGATATCCGTACAATCCAAGAACTTCTCGGCCATAGCGATGTTAAAACAACGATGGTGTATAC containing:
- a CDS encoding integron integrase, with product MFVEIRPFENKALSVNFKAQGENFSKVLQAIKKVPGRTWLPDKQIWIIPADRNSCDILLNNLYDNGIFMSADSGFTGKNYTSIYTGYTRVLNAEIIEENDNSASTYLKSILQKLDEVIAAKHYSKRTKEAYRYWISRFIHENKDKNLKTLSDNEINSFVSRLAVKEKAAASTQNQALAAILFLYKNILDLQVKSPENIVRAKKPKKLPSVMSREETAKIFSLLPDNDYSLCIRLLYGTGMRLMEALRLRVQDIDFDKNEITVHNGKGAKDRKTVLPVSLKFPLQKHLENVRHTHEADCKDGFGSVPLPFALAKKYPNAGKTWAWQWVFPQARRWRNKETGEQGRHHIDPSVIQRTLHEAVLKSGIPKSIGCHTFRHSFATHLLEAGYDIRTIQELLGHSDVKTTMVYTHVLNRGGLGVQSPIDRM
- a CDS encoding NCS2 family permease, whose translation is MERFFKLKEHNTTVRTEVIAGITTFLAMAYILAVNPGILSEAGMDRGAVFTATALSAAIATLAMGFLANLPVALASGMGLNAFFTYSVVIGLGYSPATALTAVFLEGVLFILLSIVNVREAIVKSIPINLKKAVAAGIGIFITFIAFQNSGIIVDNPATLVGLGEFTWGSPAVLALIGLIITCALFILRVPGAILIGILITTIIGIPLKITVPFGGWEGWSPISLPSAPAVFNFDFANVLSFKFFIVFVSFLFVDIFDTVGTLVGVATQANLVDKDGNIPKIKQAFLSDAIGTVVGAALGTSTVTSYVESTAGVAAGGRTGLTSVVTALMFIAALLFSPIFLLIPAAATAPALIIVGFLMMTQAGEINYKDPTEGIPAFLTMIMMPFTYSVAEGIVYGVLAYVILKSIKGKFKEIPLITWILFVIFMLRFFVKF
- a CDS encoding aldose epimerase family protein, whose product is MKITTTEFGTFSNGKKALLFTIFNGKMMLCCTNYGCCITGILLPSKTGGFDDVILGYSTFIGYVNNFPHFGSFVGRYAGRISNAEFTLGNQQYLLTQNDGGKHCLHGGYPSYDKVLYEAQTFKNSQEAGVLFSRISPDGEQGFPGNLQIDVSYSLTPDNEIIIRYKAVSDKTTPVNFTNHSYFNLNPAGMQSNGSYVSVLNHELQIFSEQYLETNQELIPSGKFLNVENTGYDFRKPRLLSEGVQEIGGSFDNTWIIKKEVSDRKTLAAIVKEPVTKRTLTVYSTQPALIMYTGGFLENELGKNGDVYNKFAGLCLESQAFPDSVHQPHFPNTVIKPGEVYEHETLWHFAF
- a CDS encoding phosphate/phosphite/phosphonate ABC transporter substrate-binding protein, with amino-acid sequence MKHKIILCLLASCLFFGCTKDKAQKPLTMVFLPNESSEAMKDAREAFMEIISEAVGRPVEIKTTTDYNIALEAIISGNADMAYIGAEGYINAHKRNPAIIPAATNSGPSGTLEDALYYSFIAVRTEDANKYKNGNDYDLTLLKGKNISFVSTSSTSGFVIPATLLVKKFGVNNTDELIHNTSIFPKVLFAGSHQGSQVNLFRKDADAAAFAIPQTIGVYDLIEGEAYQTGASYKVVEGAVDPFGKFPGSEITVIQSIPVLNAPIVMNTDTLSADEQKKIQEALISEKTANNPGIFKIKDSNKKGMYPKYTEKTKLVKTTDDWYDKIRNLTK